One Oncorhynchus keta strain PuntledgeMale-10-30-2019 unplaced genomic scaffold, Oket_V2 Un_scaffold_1391_pilon_pilon, whole genome shotgun sequence DNA window includes the following coding sequences:
- the LOC118380950 gene encoding LOW QUALITY PROTEIN: protocadherin-9-like (The sequence of the model RefSeq protein was modified relative to this genomic sequence to represent the inferred CDS: inserted 1 base in 1 codon; deleted 1 base in 1 codon), translating to MDLTDFYLLAALVACFWMDPSIAQELIYPIREELQENVLIGNIPKDLNVSHTNAATGASANLVYRLVSKAGDNPLLRVQSSTGEIFTTSNRIDRERLCPGPSFEENECSFEIEVVILPNDYFRLIKIKIVVKDTNDNAPMFPSPVINISIPENTLINSRFAIPSATDPDTGPNSVHKYQLVNGQSAFGLDIVETPEGEKWPQLIVQQNLDREQKDTYVMKIKVEDGGTPQKSSTAILQVTVTDVNDNRPVFKENQIDVHVPENSPIGTSVVQLQATDADVGANAEIKYMFGTQVSPATKRLFALNGTTGLITVQRPLDREETAIHKLSVLASDGSSSPARATVTINVTDVNDNPPNIDLRYIISPINGTVFLSEKDPINTKIALITVSDKDTDVNGKVICFIEKDVPFHLKAVYDNQYLLETSALLDFEGTKEYNFKIIASDSGKPSLNQTALVRVRLEDENDNSPIFSHPVIELAVMENNKRDLFLTTLSATDEDSGRNAEIVYQLGPNASFFDLDRKTGVLTASRVFDREDQDRFLFTVTARDNGTPPLQSQAAVIVTVLDENDNSPKFTHNHFQFFVSENLPKYSTVGVITVTDSDAGENAAVTLSILSDNENFILDPYSGVIKSNVSFDREQQSSYTFDVRAVDSGRPPCSSAAKVTINVIDVNDNTPIVIYPPSNTSFKLVPLSSIPGSVVAEVFAVDGDTGMNAELKYTIVSGNTKGLFRIDPVTGNITLEEKPAISDIGLHRLVVNISDLGXPKSLHTLVLVFLYVNDTVGNATFIYDLIRRTMETPLDRNIGESSETYQSGDYLTIMIAIVAGAMVVIVVIFVTVLVRCRHTSRFKAAQRKKQGAEWMSPNQENKQNKKKKRKKRKSPKSSLLNFVTIEENKPDDPAHEPINGNVSLPAELEEPGHFDWNAAPTTTFKPSSPDLARHYKSASPQSAFHLKADTPVSVKKHHMIQELPLDNTFVGGCDTLSKRSSTSSDHFSASECSSQGGFKTKGSVHPSRQVKDFYWSISTAYNCPVQQC from the exons AATCGCATCGACAGGGAGAGGCTCTGTCCCGGCCCCTCGTTCGAGGAGAACGAATGCTCCTTCGAGATCGAGGTGGTGATTTTACCCAACGACTACTTCAGATTGATAAAGATTAAGATCGTGGTCAAGGACACCAACGACAACGCTCCCATGTTCCCGTCTCCTGTCATCAACATCTCCATCCCGGAGAATACGCTGATCAACAGTCGTTTCGCCATCCCCTCCGCCACCGACCCCGACACCGGCCCCAACAGTGTACACAAGTACCAGCTGGTGAACGGGCAAAGCGCCTTCGGGTTGGACATCGTAGAGACGCCCGAGGGGGAGAAGTGGCCGCAGCTCATCGTTCAGCAGAACCTGGACAGGGAACAGAAGGACACGTACGTCATGAAGATCAAGGTGGAGGACGGCGGCACGCCGCAGAAATCCAGCACCGCCATCCTCCAAGTCACCGTCACAGACGTTAACGATAACAGGCCGGTGTTTAAGGAGAACCAGATCGACGTCCACGTACCGGAGAACTCGCCCATAGGGACGTCCGTAGTCCAGCTACAGGCTACGGACGCAGACGTGGGGGCGAATGCCGAAATCAAATACATGTTCGGGACGCAGGTCTCCCCAGCTACCAAGAGACTATTTGCTTTAAACGGCACCACGGGTCTTATAACCGTACAGCGACCCCTCGATAGAGAGGAGACCGCCATACACAAGTTATCCGTGTTAGCGAGCGACGGCAGCTCCAGCCCAGCCAGAGCTACCGTAACTATAAACGTGACGGACGTGAACGACAATCCGCCAAACATCGATCTGAGATATATTATCAGTCCGATAAACGGCACCGTGTTCCTCTCGGAGAAAGACCCAATCAACACCAAGATAGCTTTGATCACCGTGTCGGACAAGGACACGGACGTCAACGGCAAGGTCATCTGTTTCATCGAGAAGGACGTCCCCTTTCACCTCAAAGCGGTGTACGACAACCAGTATTTACTAGAGACGTCAGCGCTGCTCGACTTCGAGGGGACCAAAGAGTACAACTTCAAAATCATAGCCTCCGACTCTGGCAAGCCGAGCTTGAACCAGACAGCGTTGGTAAGGGTGAGGCTGGAGGATGAAAATGACAACTCTCCGATCTTCAGCCATCCTGTCATCGAGCTGGCCGTCATGGAGAACAACAAACGCGATCTCTTCCTCACGACTCTCAGCGCCACCGACGAGGACAGCGGGAGAAACGCGGAGATCGTCTACCAACTGGGCCCTAACGCCTCGTTCTTTGACCTGGACCGTAAAACCGGTGTCCTCACGGCCTCCCGGGTGTTTGATCGCGAGGACCAGGATCGGTTCCTCTTCACGGTAACGGCCCGAGACAATGGGACGCCTCCACTCCAGAGCCAGGCAGCAGTCATCGTGACAGTACTCGATGAAAATGACAATAGCCCCAAGTTCACCCACAACCACTTCCAGTTCTTTGTGTCAGAGAACCTGCCCAAGTACAGCACGGTGGGGGTGATAACTGTCACAGACTCAGACGCCGGGGAAAATGCTGCCGTCACGCTTTCGATACTCAGCGACAACGAGAACTTTATCCTAGACCCGTACTCTGGAGTAATAAAGTCCAACGTGTCCTTTGACCGGGAGCAGCAGAGCTCCTACACCTTCGACGTCCGGGCGGTGGATAGCGGGCGGCCCCCATGTTCCTCGGCCGCCAAGGTGACCATCAATGTCATCGACGTAAACGACAACACCCCCATCGTCATCTACCCTCCTTCCAACACCTCCTTCAAACTGGTCCCCCTCTCGTCCATCCCTGGATCGGTGGTGGCCGAGGTCTTTGCTGTGGACGGTGACACAGGGATGAACGCAGAGCTCAAGTACACCATCGTTAGCGGCAACACCAAAGGTCTGTTCCGGATCGACCCGGTGACAGGAAACATCACCCTGGAGGAGAAGCCTGCTATCTCCGACATCGGCCTC CATCGGCTGGTCGTGAACATTAGCGACCTGG TACCTAAGTCCCTGCACACCCTGGTGCTGGTGTTCCTCTACGTGAACGACACGGTCGGCAACGCCACGTTTATCTACGACCTCATTCGCCGCACCATGGAGACGCCCCTGGACAGGAACATCGGGGAGAGCAGTGAGACTTACCAGAGCGGTGATTATCTCACCATCATGATCGCCATCGTAGCCGGGGCGATGGTGGTGATTGTGGTGATCTTCGTGACAGTCCTGGTGCGCTGCCGTCACACCTCCCGGTTCAAGGCGGCCCAGAGAAAGAAGCAGGGCGCTGAGTGGATGTCTCCCAACCAGGAGAACAAgcagaacaagaagaagaagcgTAAGAAAAGGAAGTCGCCTAAAAGCTCCCTCCTGAACTTTGTCACCATCGAGGAGAACAAGCCGGACGACCCGGCTCACGAGCCCATCAACGGCAACGTCAGCCTGCCTGCCGAGCTGGAGGAGCCTGGCCACTTTGACTGGAACGCTGCTCCAACGACCACCTTCAAGCCCTCGAGTCCAGACCTGGCACGGCACTACAAGTCCGCTTCTCCGCAGTCCGCGTTCCACCTCAAAGCGGACACGCCGGTCTCCGTGAAGAAACACCACATGATTCAGGAGCTCCCTCTGGACAACACCTTCGTAGGGGGCTGTGACACTCTGTCCAAGAGATCCTCCACTAGTTCAGACCACTTCAGTGCCTCGGAGTGCAGTTCCCAGGGAGGATTCAAGACTAAGGGATCCGTACACCCGTCCAGACAGGTAAAAGACTTTTACTGGTCTATAAGTACTGCGTATAACTGCCCGGTCCAACAGTGCTGA